A single window of Ferrimonas balearica DSM 9799 DNA harbors:
- the fusA gene encoding elongation factor G, with protein sequence MPEHRIEQIRNAALMGHSGSGKSSLLEALLYGARAISQRGRVDDGTNHADFTPQEKAHHHSLEASFLSLDHNDIHINLIDTPGLPDFFGRAQLAMPAVESVLLVINASRGIEPIAQRAFEEARRQGKSILIVVNQMDGNEAQLESVLEQIQTQFGHGCLPLNLPKADGTGVVDCYFSPDYDTPTRFGDVRSCHDALIDTVVEQDEALMEIYLEQEESLTPEQLHAPLETALRHGELVPVCFASAEQQMGINHLLQILAQVLPNPQEANPPNFVNGWGDEAKPVKLTLDEAGHLLAHVFRVSIDPYVGRLGVFRIHQGVLRTGQKLFIGADRKPIKVAHLVKLQGKDQVEVTSAGPGDICALAKIDGLEVGAILHDHHEEDNFHMVDQDLPQPLFGLAVRPKRRGDEQKLAEVLHKLVAEDPSLQISHDGVDNETVLQGLGDMHVQIALEKAQQVFNLDMDTQKPSVAYRETITNSAESRYRHKKQSGGAGQFGEVHLKVEPLPRGSGFEFTSKVVGGAIPSQFIPAIEKGVKEAMREGILAGFPMQDIRVVVLDGKHHPVDSKEIAFHMAGKKAFLEAVMASSPVLLEPIVDMHVQVHQDKMGDITGDLSAHRAMVCGTQALANQQVDINAEAPLAALDDYATRLKAMTGGEGQLSMAFSRYEVVPPNVQQQLMAH encoded by the coding sequence ATGCCCGAGCATCGCATCGAACAGATAAGGAATGCGGCTCTGATGGGTCATAGCGGCAGCGGCAAATCCAGCTTGCTGGAAGCCCTGCTCTATGGCGCCAGAGCCATCAGTCAACGTGGCAGGGTCGACGACGGCACTAACCATGCCGACTTCACCCCCCAGGAAAAAGCCCACCACCACAGCCTGGAAGCGTCCTTCCTCTCCCTCGACCACAACGACATCCACATCAATCTTATCGACACCCCCGGACTGCCCGATTTCTTTGGCCGCGCCCAGCTGGCGATGCCTGCCGTGGAGAGCGTCCTGCTGGTGATCAACGCCAGCCGTGGTATCGAACCCATTGCCCAGCGCGCCTTTGAAGAGGCCCGACGCCAGGGCAAATCGATCCTGATTGTGGTGAATCAGATGGATGGCAATGAAGCCCAGCTGGAGAGCGTACTGGAACAGATCCAGACTCAGTTTGGCCATGGCTGTCTGCCCCTGAACCTGCCGAAAGCCGATGGTACCGGCGTGGTGGACTGCTACTTCAGCCCGGATTACGACACCCCGACCCGCTTTGGCGATGTACGCAGCTGTCACGATGCCCTGATCGACACCGTGGTCGAGCAGGACGAAGCCCTGATGGAGATCTACCTTGAGCAGGAGGAGTCGCTGACACCGGAGCAGCTTCACGCGCCGCTGGAAACCGCCCTGCGCCACGGCGAGCTGGTGCCGGTCTGCTTTGCCAGTGCCGAACAGCAGATGGGCATCAACCACCTGCTGCAGATCCTGGCTCAGGTCCTGCCCAACCCGCAGGAAGCCAACCCGCCTAATTTCGTCAACGGCTGGGGTGATGAGGCCAAGCCGGTCAAACTGACGCTGGACGAAGCCGGCCACCTGCTGGCGCACGTGTTCCGGGTCAGTATCGACCCCTACGTGGGTCGCCTCGGCGTGTTCCGTATCCACCAGGGGGTGCTGCGCACCGGCCAGAAGCTGTTTATCGGTGCCGACCGTAAGCCGATCAAAGTGGCCCATCTTGTGAAGCTGCAGGGCAAAGATCAGGTGGAGGTCACCAGTGCCGGCCCCGGCGACATCTGCGCCCTGGCCAAGATCGACGGCCTCGAAGTGGGTGCCATCCTGCACGACCACCACGAGGAAGATAACTTCCATATGGTCGATCAGGACCTGCCCCAGCCGCTGTTTGGCCTGGCGGTTCGGCCCAAGCGTCGTGGCGACGAACAGAAGCTGGCTGAAGTGCTGCATAAGCTGGTGGCGGAGGATCCGAGCCTGCAGATCAGCCACGATGGGGTGGACAACGAAACCGTGCTGCAGGGCCTGGGCGATATGCACGTGCAGATCGCACTGGAGAAAGCCCAGCAGGTGTTTAACCTCGATATGGACACCCAGAAACCCTCCGTGGCCTACCGGGAAACCATCACCAACAGCGCCGAGTCGCGCTACCGCCATAAGAAACAGTCCGGCGGCGCCGGTCAGTTTGGTGAAGTGCATCTGAAAGTGGAACCCCTGCCGCGCGGCAGTGGCTTTGAGTTCACCTCCAAAGTGGTGGGTGGCGCCATCCCCAGCCAATTTATCCCGGCCATTGAGAAAGGGGTGAAAGAGGCGATGCGGGAAGGCATCCTGGCCGGCTTCCCGATGCAGGACATCCGCGTGGTGGTGCTGGACGGCAAACACCATCCGGTGGACTCCAAGGAGATCGCCTTCCATATGGCAGGCAAGAAAGCCTTCCTGGAAGCGGTGATGGCGTCCAGTCCGGTACTGCTGGAGCCAATTGTTGATATGCACGTGCAGGTGCATCAGGACAAGATGGGTGACATCACCGGCGACCTGAGCGCGCACCGCGCCATGGTGTGCGGCACCCAAGCCCTGGCCAACCAGCAGGTGGACATCAACGCTGAAGCCCCTCTGGCGGCGCTGGACGACTACGCCACCCGGTTAAAAGCGATGACCGGCGGCGAAGGCCAACTGTCGATGGCGTTCAGCCGTTACGAAGTGGTGCCGCCCAATGTTCAGCAGCAGCTGATGGCCCATTAA
- a CDS encoding DUF2461 domain-containing protein — MIPYIRPETLEFLEQLRVNNSRDWFQANKSRYEACVRGPALDLIASFAPRLASFAPRFRADAKKVGGSLMRPYRDTRFSHDKTPIKTNVGIQFRHDLGKDVHAPGYYLHIEPGQCLLGVGCWRPDSPSLAAIREAIDRSPIRWLAARDDGEFCSRFSLSGTSLVRPPKGYDKDHPQLEDLKRKDFIGVMPLADEQVMGEGLLDLMEEAYEGADPFMRFLCQAMKVPF, encoded by the coding sequence GTGATCCCCTATATCCGCCCTGAAACCCTCGAATTTCTGGAGCAACTTCGCGTCAATAACAGCCGCGATTGGTTCCAGGCCAATAAGTCCCGTTACGAAGCCTGTGTGCGTGGCCCGGCGCTGGACCTCATCGCCAGCTTTGCGCCACGTCTGGCCAGCTTCGCCCCCCGTTTTCGTGCGGACGCCAAAAAGGTGGGGGGCTCGTTGATGCGGCCCTATCGCGACACCCGTTTTTCCCACGATAAAACCCCCATCAAAACCAATGTCGGCATCCAGTTCCGCCATGATCTGGGCAAGGATGTGCACGCCCCGGGCTACTACCTGCATATCGAGCCGGGCCAGTGTTTGCTGGGGGTGGGGTGCTGGCGGCCGGATTCCCCGTCGCTGGCAGCGATTCGGGAGGCCATTGATCGCTCCCCCATCCGTTGGTTGGCGGCGCGGGATGACGGCGAATTCTGCAGTCGGTTCAGCCTGTCCGGCACCAGCCTGGTGCGGCCCCCCAAGGGCTATGACAAGGACCACCCCCAGCTGGAGGACCTCAAGCGCAAAGACTTTATCGGGGTGATGCCGCTGGCGGATGAGCAGGTGATGGGGGAGGGACTGCTCGACCTGATGGAGGAGGCCTACGAGGGCGCTGATCCCTTTATG